A genomic stretch from Schistosoma haematobium chromosome 2, whole genome shotgun sequence includes:
- the EIF2B2_1 gene encoding Translation initiation factor eIF-2B subunit beta, variant 2 (EggNog:ENOG410V90U~COG:J) encodes MLQISSINRNSSVKTSLSTINVLKHIVESGDWCDLKSLIDLIIRKLHDLCKYSDDNTVVLNTTLRVLKAFREEALKFQMGENADFEENLTNRLFAVGNEAYETVSRNDILEPIVSTLDDLALEVKSCLTSLGDLSLDFIHSDELIMTSGYSKAVHHFLRHAAKRGRNFKVIVCECYPDNLGHKIAEELSKDGVDVILVPDSHVFGLMSRINKVIVSCQAVYPDGTLKARVGTYGVMLAAKSFSIPIYVCLLHHKLSPIPFKHSSRSTPSFSVQPTANPSDSSPDWLDSPSVILPPNEPKLINEGLVYHQPSEGPVVWVPKWEIIPSGLVSLFLTNLGTHAPSYLYALGRELFHSADIKTIMIWDQ; translated from the exons ATGCTCCAAATATCGTCGATTAATCG AAATTCGTCAGTTAAAACATCACTTTCAACGATCAACGTTTTAAAACACATTGTCGAATCAGGAGATTGGTGTGATCTAAA AAGTTTGATTGATTTGATCATAAGAAAGTTACATGATCTCTGCAAATACTCAGATGACAACACCGTAGTCCTCAATACAACTTTGAGGGTTCTAAAAGCTTTTCGTGAGGAGGCACTCAA GTTCCAAATGGGAGAAAATGCAGACTTTGAGGAGAATTTAACA AACCGCCTTTTTGCTGTAGGAAATGAAGCTTATGAAACAGTTTCTCGTAATGATATTTTAGAGCCTATCGTTAGTACACTGGATGATTTGGCACTTGAGGTAAAATCTTGTCTAACAAGTTTGGGTGACTTATCTCTGGATTTTATCCATTCCGATGAACTCATCATGACTTCAGGGTATTCCAAGGCAGTACACCATTTTCTTCGT CACGCAGCGAAAAGAGGAAGAAATTTCAAAGTTATAGTCTGTGAATGTTATCCTGACAACTTG GGACATAAAATAGCTGAAGAACTATCAAAGGATGGTGTCGATGTCATTCTGGTCCCTGATAGCCATGTTTTCGGCTTGATGTCGCGAATAAACAAA GTAATTGTTAGCTGCCAGGCTGTGTATCCTGATGGAACGTTAAAAGCTAGGGTGGGGACTTATGGCGTTATGCTTGCAGCCAAAAGTTTTTCGATTCCG ATCTACGTTTGTTTGCTGCATCACAAACTCTCTCCTATTCCATTCAAGCACTCTTCTCGATCAACACCATCATTCTCTGTACAGCCTACTGCTAATCCCAGTGATAGTTCGCCAGATTGGCTGGATAGCCCATCAGTTATTTTACCGCCAAATGAGCCTAAACTAATTAACGAAGGGTTAGTTTATCATCAACCTAGCGAAGGTCCGGTTGTTTGGGTTCCAAAATGGGAAATTATACCTTCGGGTCTTGTCAGTTTATTTTTGACAAATCTTGGCACTCATGCCCCATCATATTTATATGCTCTTGGACGAGAATTGTTCCACTCTGCAGATATTAAGACAATCATGATATGGGACCAATAA
- the EIF2B2_1 gene encoding Translation initiation factor eIF-2B subunit beta, variant 3 (EggNog:ENOG410V90U~COG:J) has protein sequence MSRINKVIVSCQAVYPDGTLKARVGTYGVMLAAKSFSIPIYVCLLHHKLSPIPFKHSSRSTPSFSVQPTANPSDSSPDWLDSPSVILPPNEPKLINEGLVYHQPSEGPVVWVPKWEIIPSGLVSLFLTNLGTHAPSYLYALGRELFHSADIKTIMIWDQ, from the exons ATGTCGCGAATAAACAAA GTAATTGTTAGCTGCCAGGCTGTGTATCCTGATGGAACGTTAAAAGCTAGGGTGGGGACTTATGGCGTTATGCTTGCAGCCAAAAGTTTTTCGATTCCG ATCTACGTTTGTTTGCTGCATCACAAACTCTCTCCTATTCCATTCAAGCACTCTTCTCGATCAACACCATCATTCTCTGTACAGCCTACTGCTAATCCCAGTGATAGTTCGCCAGATTGGCTGGATAGCCCATCAGTTATTTTACCGCCAAATGAGCCTAAACTAATTAACGAAGGGTTAGTTTATCATCAACCTAGCGAAGGTCCGGTTGTTTGGGTTCCAAAATGGGAAATTATACCTTCGGGTCTTGTCAGTTTATTTTTGACAAATCTTGGCACTCATGCCCCATCATATTTATATGCTCTTGGACGAGAATTGTTCCACTCTGCAGATATTAAGACAATCATGATATGGGACCAATAA
- the EIF2B2_1 gene encoding Translation initiation factor eIF-2B subunit beta (EggNog:ENOG410V90U~COG:J): protein MLQISSINRNSSVKTSLSTINVLKHIVESGDWCDLKSLIDLIIRKLHDLCKYSDDNTVVLNTTLRVLKAFREEALKFQMGENADFEENLTNRLFAVGNEAYETVSRNDILEPIVSTLDDLALEVKSCLTSLGDLSLDFIHSDELIMTSGYSKAVHHFLRHAAKRGRNFKVIVCECYPDNLGHKIAEELSKDGVDVILVPDSHVFGLMSRINKLPGCVS, encoded by the exons ATGCTCCAAATATCGTCGATTAATCG AAATTCGTCAGTTAAAACATCACTTTCAACGATCAACGTTTTAAAACACATTGTCGAATCAGGAGATTGGTGTGATCTAAA AAGTTTGATTGATTTGATCATAAGAAAGTTACATGATCTCTGCAAATACTCAGATGACAACACCGTAGTCCTCAATACAACTTTGAGGGTTCTAAAAGCTTTTCGTGAGGAGGCACTCAA GTTCCAAATGGGAGAAAATGCAGACTTTGAGGAGAATTTAACA AACCGCCTTTTTGCTGTAGGAAATGAAGCTTATGAAACAGTTTCTCGTAATGATATTTTAGAGCCTATCGTTAGTACACTGGATGATTTGGCACTTGAGGTAAAATCTTGTCTAACAAGTTTGGGTGACTTATCTCTGGATTTTATCCATTCCGATGAACTCATCATGACTTCAGGGTATTCCAAGGCAGTACACCATTTTCTTCGT CACGCAGCGAAAAGAGGAAGAAATTTCAAAGTTATAGTCTGTGAATGTTATCCTGACAACTTG GGACATAAAATAGCTGAAGAACTATCAAAGGATGGTGTCGATGTCATTCTGGTCCCTGATAGCCATGTTTTCGGCTTGATGTCGCGAATAAACAAA CTGCCAGGCTGTGTATCCTGA